In one Actinomyces trachealis genomic region, the following are encoded:
- a CDS encoding PhoH family protein, with the protein MTNPPISPVAEPTAITSRSPRSAATAPRAAHHIVHTVHEDVTRTLVLPPDLAPVTLLGAHDEVLRAIERGFTDVSIHVRGDSLSATGPSQRVDMVIQLVAELVDITRAGTPLNVDSVERAISLLDTATRPTEVLGEDVFTSHGKSIRAKSLGQKAYVDAIEASTITFGIGPAGTGKTYLAMAKAVAALERRQVSRIILTRPAVEAGENLGFLPGTLTDKIDPYLRPLYDALHDMLEPEALPKLMAAGTIEVAPLAYMRGRTLNDAFVILDEAQNTSPEQMKMFLTRLGFGSKMVVTGDVSQIDLPGSRPSGLLVVRRILDGVEDISFCQLGSDDVVRHRLVGRIIDAYAQYDAEQTSLQAQRAGASNAPDGAGPDGHRPRRSPARTGNRPDRTPQEFRGRNRA; encoded by the coding sequence ATGACGAATCCGCCCATCAGCCCAGTAGCCGAACCGACGGCGATCACCTCCCGCAGCCCCCGGAGCGCAGCGACCGCACCTCGCGCAGCGCACCACATAGTGCACACAGTGCACGAGGACGTCACCCGCACCCTGGTACTGCCACCGGACCTGGCCCCCGTGACCCTCCTGGGCGCGCACGACGAGGTACTGCGCGCCATCGAGCGGGGCTTTACGGACGTCAGTATCCACGTGCGCGGCGACTCCCTGTCCGCCACCGGCCCCAGCCAACGCGTGGACATGGTCATCCAGCTGGTTGCCGAACTCGTGGACATAACCCGCGCCGGTACCCCCCTTAACGTCGACTCTGTGGAACGTGCCATCAGCCTGCTGGACACCGCCACCCGTCCCACCGAGGTCCTGGGCGAGGACGTCTTCACCAGCCACGGCAAGTCCATCCGCGCCAAGTCTCTCGGCCAGAAAGCTTACGTTGACGCCATTGAGGCTTCCACCATTACCTTCGGCATCGGGCCCGCCGGAACCGGCAAGACCTACCTGGCCATGGCCAAAGCCGTCGCCGCCCTGGAACGCCGCCAGGTCTCCCGCATCATCCTCACCCGCCCCGCCGTCGAGGCCGGCGAGAACCTCGGCTTCCTGCCCGGCACCCTCACTGACAAGATCGACCCCTACCTACGCCCCCTCTACGACGCCCTGCACGACATGCTGGAGCCTGAGGCCCTGCCTAAACTCATGGCCGCCGGAACCATCGAGGTGGCGCCCCTGGCCTACATGCGTGGCCGCACCCTCAACGATGCCTTCGTGATCCTGGACGAGGCACAGAACACCAGCCCCGAGCAGATGAAGATGTTTCTCACCCGCCTAGGCTTCGGTTCCAAGATGGTGGTCACTGGGGACGTCTCCCAGATCGACCTGCCCGGCTCGCGTCCCTCCGGCCTGCTGGTGGTCCGCCGCATCTTGGACGGTGTAGAAGACATCAGCTTCTGTCAACTTGGCAGCGACGACGTCGTCCGCCACCGCCTAGTGGGCCGCATCATTGACGCCTACGCGCAGTACGACGCAGAGCAGACCTCCCTGCAGGCCCAGCGCGCAGGTGCCAGCAATGCGCCCGATGGTGCTGGGCCAGATGGCCACCGCCCCCGCCGCAGCCCGGCTCGCACCGGTAACCGCCCCGACCGTACCCCACAGGAGTTCAGAGGAAGGAACCGCGCATGA
- a CDS encoding ABC transporter permease gives MTLRTYLATTARIIAQLRNDRRTVALIVAVPSVLVTLLYFVYQDSPGADLLFNRIAVSMTAILPMTVMFLVTSVAMLRERVGGTLERLWTTPTHRADVLFGYAAAFSATAVGQSLVLCAIAGWALGVTVEAGWAWVVLLALMTGFVGVSLGLLVSAFARSEFQAVQFMPVVVAPQLFLCGLLVPRENMPRLLKVVGDALPMSWAVDAVTEVAVSTDVSTDYARRLGLLLVFGLLALTVAALTIPRRTR, from the coding sequence ATGACACTGCGCACCTATCTCGCCACCACCGCCCGCATCATCGCCCAGCTGCGCAACGACCGGCGCACCGTCGCCCTCATCGTCGCCGTGCCCTCCGTGCTGGTCACCCTGCTGTACTTCGTCTACCAGGACTCGCCCGGCGCCGACCTCCTGTTCAACCGCATCGCCGTATCCATGACAGCGATCCTGCCCATGACCGTCATGTTCCTCGTCACCTCCGTCGCCATGCTGCGCGAGCGCGTCGGCGGCACCCTCGAACGGCTGTGGACCACGCCCACCCACCGCGCCGACGTCCTGTTCGGCTACGCCGCCGCCTTCAGTGCCACGGCCGTCGGCCAGAGCCTCGTCCTGTGCGCCATCGCCGGGTGGGCTCTAGGCGTCACCGTCGAGGCCGGATGGGCCTGGGTGGTCCTGCTCGCCCTCATGACCGGCTTCGTGGGCGTGTCCCTGGGACTGCTCGTCTCCGCCTTCGCCCGCAGCGAGTTCCAGGCCGTGCAGTTCATGCCCGTTGTCGTCGCCCCGCAGCTCTTCCTGTGCGGCCTGCTCGTGCCGCGCGAGAACATGCCCCGCCTGCTGAAGGTCGTCGGCGACGCCCTTCCCATGAGCTGGGCGGTCGACGCCGTCACCGAGGTGGCGGTTTCGACAGATGTCTCCACAGACTACGCGCGCCGCCTGGGCCTCCTGCTGGTTTTCGGTCTCCTTGCGCTGACGGTGGCTGCTCTCACGATCCCGCGCCGCACCCGGTGA
- a CDS encoding ABC transporter ATP-binding protein — protein sequence MMKNVGGAPGAASGLPSAASRPAVEVRDLHVSRSGTEILHGLDLTLDPGTVTGLLGPSGSGKTTLMRTLVGVQRYRGHVTVLGSEPGRPSVRGRVGYITQGLAVYRDLTGKQNVRYFARLAGARARDIEEVIDTVGLSPIMDRPVSTYSGGEANRVSLACALVADPDLLVMDEPTVGLDPLTREDLWTTFRTMADRGTTLLVSSHVMDEAFRCDRVLLMREGQLLASTTADDLLATTGECTLDAAFLAVVTGSPVGTSPGAPSDTTTPSNPTEDA from the coding sequence ATGATGAAAAACGTCGGAGGCGCCCCCGGCGCCGCATCCGGCCTCCCGTCGGCCGCATCCCGCCCCGCCGTCGAGGTCCGCGACCTGCACGTAAGCCGCTCGGGCACCGAGATCCTCCACGGCCTAGACCTCACCCTCGACCCCGGCACCGTCACCGGCCTGCTCGGCCCCTCCGGCAGCGGCAAGACGACCCTCATGCGCACCCTCGTCGGCGTCCAGCGCTACCGCGGGCACGTCACCGTCCTCGGATCCGAGCCCGGCCGCCCGTCCGTGCGCGGGCGCGTGGGCTACATAACCCAAGGCCTGGCCGTCTACCGCGACCTCACCGGCAAGCAGAACGTGCGCTACTTCGCCCGCCTGGCCGGTGCCCGCGCCCGCGACATCGAGGAGGTCATCGACACCGTCGGACTCAGCCCCATCATGGACCGGCCCGTGTCCACCTACTCCGGGGGAGAGGCCAACCGCGTGAGCCTGGCCTGTGCACTCGTCGCCGACCCCGACCTGCTCGTCATGGACGAGCCCACCGTCGGCCTCGACCCGCTCACCCGCGAGGACCTCTGGACAACCTTCCGGACCATGGCCGATCGCGGCACCACGCTGCTCGTCTCCAGCCACGTCATGGACGAAGCCTTCCGCTGCGACCGGGTCCTGCTCATGCGCGAGGGCCAGCTCCTCGCCTCCACCACCGCCGACGACTTGCTGGCCACCACTGGCGAGTGCACTCTCGACGCCGCTTTCCTCGCCGTCGTCACCGGCTCCCCGGTCGGCACGAGCCCCGGCGCCCCCTCCGACACCACCACCCCCTCCAACCCCACTGAGGACGCCTGA
- a CDS encoding TetR/AcrR family transcriptional regulator: MTPRGRRPAGSPDAREAILAAARTAFARDGYTTSLRGIARDAGVDPALVHHYFPDRATLFSQAVVGDAGGLDVTIDPAVIEQVRQAKPSRRGEMIVRLFLTTWDRMGRERFTAVVRAALSDEAVIVGIRDVLVAVVIAPVVAAVAPDRSELRTQLIASQVIGLGMVRWVAQMSAVRDADREALVRAVGPTVQRYLVGDLGPED; encoded by the coding sequence ATGACCCCCCGCGGTCGGCGTCCGGCCGGCAGCCCCGACGCGCGCGAGGCGATCCTCGCCGCCGCGCGCACGGCTTTCGCCCGGGACGGCTACACCACCTCCCTGCGTGGGATCGCCCGCGACGCCGGGGTCGACCCGGCGCTCGTACACCACTACTTCCCCGACCGCGCCACGCTCTTCTCCCAGGCGGTCGTTGGCGACGCTGGCGGCCTCGACGTCACCATCGACCCCGCCGTCATCGAGCAGGTGCGCCAGGCCAAGCCGTCGAGACGAGGGGAGATGATTGTCCGGCTGTTCCTCACCACCTGGGACCGGATGGGGCGCGAGCGCTTCACCGCCGTCGTGCGCGCCGCCCTGAGTGACGAGGCCGTCATCGTCGGCATCCGCGACGTGCTCGTCGCCGTGGTCATCGCACCGGTCGTGGCCGCCGTCGCCCCCGACCGCTCCGAGCTGCGCACCCAGCTCATCGCGAGCCAGGTCATCGGCCTGGGCATGGTGCGCTGGGTCGCGCAGATGTCCGCCGTGCGCGACGCCGACCGTGAGGCGCTCGTGCGCGCCGTCGGCCCGACCGTCCAGCGTTACCTCGTCGGTGACCTTGGCCCCGAGGACTGA
- a CDS encoding excisionase family DNA-binding protein encodes MATQEATDFLGISRPTLVKLLESGRIPFERPAAGSHRRVRLADVVEYQRQAAQDRSDALAAMTREAVVSGLHEDSPADYATALHRARR; translated from the coding sequence CTGGCGACTCAGGAAGCCACGGACTTCCTCGGCATCAGCCGCCCCACCCTCGTCAAGCTGTTGGAGTCCGGTCGCATCCCCTTCGAGCGGCCCGCGGCGGGCAGCCACCGTCGGGTTCGGCTAGCCGACGTCGTCGAGTACCAACGCCAGGCCGCCCAGGACCGCAGCGACGCCTTGGCTGCGATGACCCGAGAGGCCGTCGTATCAGGCCTGCACGAGGATTCGCCGGCAGACTACGCGACCGCCCTGCATCGGGCTCGCCGATGA
- a CDS encoding phospholipase D-like domain-containing protein, giving the protein MTTVRVDVAPDLLRWAVRRARWDEETTHRRAPKLDAWVTGTARPTLKQIEKFAADTHTPFGLLFLPEPPVENLPIPDMRAMRDAGVDGPSADLLGAGALTGDVFGMVSSAMTSVVCATYNLQPTSALWTALTALVRERPGVAVRLYVDTQAADGWFARTDGRSARRHGGVAGLEGGSRGAQGLSTDEMAQLLPGAAVLRTRAPGEGERPVTSHAKFLSVDHGFLLVGSANFSYSAEERNVELGLRVDDPALAASVEKQMRDLEASVRVTP; this is encoded by the coding sequence ATGACGACTGTCCGCGTTGACGTCGCGCCCGACCTGCTGCGCTGGGCCGTGCGGCGGGCGCGCTGGGACGAGGAGACCACCCACCGGCGTGCCCCCAAGCTCGACGCGTGGGTCACAGGGACCGCTCGCCCTACCCTCAAGCAGATCGAGAAGTTCGCCGCCGACACCCACACGCCCTTCGGGCTCCTCTTCCTGCCCGAGCCGCCGGTTGAGAACCTCCCCATCCCGGATATGCGGGCCATGCGCGACGCCGGGGTGGACGGTCCCTCGGCCGATCTGTTGGGCGCGGGCGCCCTGACAGGAGATGTCTTCGGCATGGTGAGCAGTGCGATGACATCGGTCGTCTGCGCCACCTACAACCTGCAGCCCACCTCCGCGTTGTGGACAGCGCTCACGGCGCTGGTGCGGGAGCGGCCGGGCGTGGCGGTGCGGTTGTATGTCGATACACAGGCGGCTGATGGGTGGTTCGCGAGGACGGATGGCCGATCTGCCCGGCGTCATGGTGGCGTGGCTGGTCTGGAGGGCGGATCACGAGGTGCGCAGGGGCTCAGTACTGACGAGATGGCGCAACTGCTTCCGGGCGCCGCCGTGCTGCGAACACGGGCGCCAGGCGAGGGTGAGCGGCCGGTGACGAGCCACGCAAAGTTCCTCAGTGTGGATCACGGGTTCCTGCTGGTGGGTAGCGCCAACTTCTCCTACAGCGCCGAGGAGCGGAACGTCGAGCTCGGCCTGCGCGTGGATGACCCTGCCCTGGCCGCGAGCGTCGAGAAGCAGATGCGGGACCTGGAGGCCAGTGTGCGGGTGACTCCTTGA